A single window of Cytobacillus dafuensis DNA harbors:
- the acsA gene encoding acetate--CoA ligase encodes MKVEALPATRGDNNLKNYDEMYNQFDWAEGEKAFSWYDTGRVNMAYEAIDRHAESFRKNKIALYFREGLRKEKYTFKEMKELSNKAGNILKSYGDVEKGDRVFIFMPRSPELYFAALGAIKLGAIVGPLFEAFMEGAVRDRLEDSEAKVLITTPELLNRVPVNELPALKTVFLVGEGIEEEGPYIDFNKRLSEASNKLSIEWVERTDGLILHYTSGSTGKPKGVLHVHNAMIQHYHTAKWVLDMQEEDVYWCTADPGWVTGTSYGIFGPWLTGTSNVVVGGRFNPEFWYKIIEEYGVTIWYSAPTAFRMLMGAGDEIVKKFELSTLRHIVSVGEPLNPEVIKWGMKVFQKRIHDTWWMTETGALLICNYPCLEIKPGSMGKPIPGVIAAIVDDQGTELPPYRMGNLAIKKGWPSMMQTIWNNKEKYDSYFMPGDLYVSGDSAYMDEEGYFWFQGRVDDVIMTSGERVGPFEVESKLLEHPAVAEAGVIGKPDPVRGEIIKAFIALLEGYEPSEELTEDIRQFVKKGLAAHAAPREIEFRDKLPKTRSGKIMRRVLKAWELNLPTGDLSTMED; translated from the coding sequence ATGAAAGTCGAAGCGTTACCGGCAACAAGAGGGGATAATAATTTAAAAAACTATGATGAAATGTACAATCAATTCGATTGGGCAGAAGGTGAGAAAGCTTTTTCTTGGTATGATACAGGTCGCGTGAATATGGCTTATGAGGCGATTGACCGACATGCAGAATCATTTAGAAAGAATAAAATAGCTTTATATTTTCGTGAAGGTTTAAGAAAAGAAAAATATACTTTTAAGGAAATGAAGGAGCTATCCAACAAGGCTGGTAACATCCTTAAATCTTATGGAGATGTTGAAAAAGGAGATCGCGTATTTATCTTTATGCCGCGTTCTCCAGAGCTTTATTTTGCTGCATTAGGTGCAATTAAGCTTGGAGCGATTGTTGGACCTTTGTTTGAAGCGTTTATGGAAGGTGCTGTTAGAGATCGGTTAGAAGATAGCGAAGCAAAGGTTTTGATTACGACACCGGAATTATTAAATCGTGTTCCAGTGAATGAACTTCCTGCACTCAAAACTGTTTTTCTTGTTGGGGAAGGAATTGAGGAAGAAGGACCTTATATTGATTTTAATAAAAGATTGAGTGAGGCAAGCAACAAGCTTTCGATCGAATGGGTTGAACGAACAGATGGGTTAATTCTTCATTATACTTCTGGTTCTACAGGAAAGCCTAAAGGGGTATTACATGTCCATAACGCCATGATTCAGCACTATCATACAGCAAAATGGGTACTAGATATGCAGGAAGAAGATGTATATTGGTGCACGGCCGATCCTGGTTGGGTGACGGGAACCTCCTATGGAATATTTGGGCCATGGCTTACTGGTACATCAAATGTAGTTGTAGGAGGAAGATTTAACCCAGAATTCTGGTATAAAATAATTGAGGAATACGGAGTTACGATCTGGTATAGTGCCCCTACTGCATTTAGGATGCTTATGGGAGCTGGGGACGAGATTGTAAAGAAATTTGAACTTAGCACGCTTCGTCATATTGTCAGTGTTGGTGAACCATTAAATCCAGAGGTTATTAAGTGGGGAATGAAAGTATTCCAAAAACGGATTCATGACACATGGTGGATGACTGAAACAGGAGCACTATTGATCTGTAATTATCCTTGTTTGGAAATAAAACCTGGTTCCATGGGTAAGCCGATACCTGGAGTAATCGCTGCAATCGTAGATGATCAAGGTACTGAACTTCCACCATACCGTATGGGCAATCTCGCTATCAAAAAGGGCTGGCCTTCAATGATGCAAACCATTTGGAATAATAAAGAGAAATATGATTCGTATTTCATGCCTGGTGACTTGTATGTTTCGGGTGACTCAGCTTATATGGATGAGGAAGGTTATTTTTGGTTTCAAGGACGTGTTGATGATGTGATCATGACCTCTGGAGAACGGGTAGGGCCGTTTGAGGTAGAGAGTAAGCTATTAGAGCACCCAGCTGTGGCTGAAGCAGGTGTAATTGGAAAACCGGATCCAGTACGTGGAGAAATTATTAAAGCGTTTATTGCTTTACTTGAGGGGTATGAACCTTCTGAAGAGTTAACGGAGGATATTCGTCAATTCGTAAAGAAAGGTCTTGCAGCGCATGCAGCACCTCGTGAAATAGAATTCCGTGATAAGCTTCCAAAAACAAGAAGTGGTAAAATCATGCGTCGCGTTTTAAAGGCATGGGAATTAAACCTCCCTACAGGTGATCTTTCAACAATGGAAGACTAA
- a CDS encoding GNAT family N-acetyltransferase, whose protein sequence is MEHRKTYNAKEIKTPRGNIIIEGPISAQKLADLEFHKDLIAFRPPEQQKKALIEIAGLPEGRIIIARYRDIIVGYVTFVYPDPLERWSEGKMENLIELGAIEVIPEYRGTGTGKNLIMVSMMDDAMEDYIIITTEYYWHWDLKGTGLNVWEYRKVMEKMMNAGGLEWYATDDPEISSHPANCLMAKIGKRVDLDSVQKFDRLRFMNRFMY, encoded by the coding sequence ATGGAACATCGAAAAACGTATAATGCAAAAGAAATAAAAACACCTAGAGGAAATATAATTATTGAAGGACCCATTTCTGCTCAAAAATTAGCAGATTTAGAGTTTCATAAAGATTTAATCGCATTTCGTCCCCCAGAGCAGCAGAAAAAAGCTCTGATCGAAATTGCTGGCCTTCCAGAAGGTAGAATCATTATCGCTAGGTATAGAGACATAATTGTCGGCTACGTCACATTTGTATACCCTGATCCACTTGAAAGATGGTCAGAAGGGAAAATGGAGAATTTAATAGAGCTTGGCGCCATCGAAGTTATCCCCGAGTATAGAGGTACAGGTACTGGTAAAAACCTTATAATGGTCTCTATGATGGATGATGCGATGGAAGATTATATTATTATTACAACTGAGTATTATTGGCATTGGGATTTAAAAGGAACTGGCTTAAATGTCTGGGAATATCGGAAGGTAATGGAGAAAATGATGAACGCAGGCGGCTTGGAATGGTATGCAACAGATGATCCAGAAATCAGCTCTCATCCTGCAAATTGCTTGATGGCAAAGATCGGTAAAAGGGTAGATCTTGATTCCGTACAGAAATTTGACCGCCTTCGTTTCATGAACCGATTTATGTATTAG
- a CDS encoding acetoin utilization AcuB family protein produces the protein MIVEEIMKTDLTALSMDDCIADAIKLMGEKKIRHLPIIDHEHHLVGLVTDRDIRDATPSIFDTDKFKEGLQNPLKMIMKTNIITGHPLDFVEEISAILYEHRIGCLPILKDEKLVGIVTETDLLRTLVELTGAHQPGSQIEVKVPNKSGMLYEITTVIRNRKANIQSVLVYPDKSDEKYKIIVLRVQMMNPLTIIEDLKKAGHQVLWPNHPGQSS, from the coding sequence GTGATTGTTGAAGAAATTATGAAAACAGATTTAACTGCATTGTCAATGGATGACTGTATTGCAGATGCTATCAAGTTAATGGGTGAAAAAAAAATACGCCATCTTCCTATAATCGATCATGAACATCATCTAGTAGGACTTGTAACAGATAGAGATATTCGCGATGCAACACCATCCATTTTTGATACTGATAAATTTAAAGAGGGATTACAGAACCCGTTAAAAATGATTATGAAAACAAACATTATTACGGGACACCCTCTTGATTTTGTTGAAGAGATTTCAGCCATCCTTTACGAGCACCGAATTGGATGCCTTCCAATTCTAAAAGATGAAAAGCTGGTGGGAATTGTAACTGAAACAGATCTTTTAAGGACGTTAGTTGAATTAACAGGTGCACACCAGCCAGGATCACAAATTGAAGTGAAAGTTCCAAATAAATCCGGGATGCTGTATGAGATCACTACAGTAATCAGAAACCGTAAAGCAAATATTCAAAGTGTACTAGTTTATCCTGATAAAAGTGATGAAAAATACAAAATAATCGTATTAAGAGTTCAAATGATGAACCCCTTAACTATTATTGAAGATTTAAAGAAAGCCGGTCATCAAGTATTATGGCCTAATCATCCGGGGCAGTCTTCATGA
- a CDS encoding acetoin utilization protein AcuC gives MKQNSVFIFSEDLLNYKFSENHPFNQIRIKLTLDLLQQIKAIEDHQIVPPRIATDEELQLIHDPSYVNAVKLASNGQLSTEVGENYGLGTEDTPIFKNMHEASSLLVGGTLSAVDYVMSGRAKHALHLGGGLHHGFRGKASGFCIYNDSSVAIKYIQENYNARVLYVDTDAHHGDGVQWSFYDDPNVCTLSIHETGRYLFPGTGNVNERGQGKGYGYSFNIPVDAFTEDDSWLDIYRASLKEIAEFFKPDVILTQNGADSHYLDPLTHLSSTMKIYREIPKIAHEIAHQYCDGKWIAVGGGGYDIWRVVPRAWAFIWLEMTENSNCYGSLPLEWLNNWKDRSPVPLPIQWDDPDDLYKPIPRKMEITEKNKQTLEKALYPIRNHSKRETN, from the coding sequence ATGAAACAGAATTCTGTTTTTATCTTTTCAGAAGACTTGCTGAACTATAAATTCAGTGAGAATCATCCTTTTAATCAAATAAGAATTAAACTTACACTTGATTTGCTTCAACAAATAAAGGCAATTGAGGATCATCAAATTGTTCCTCCCCGTATTGCCACCGATGAGGAGCTTCAACTCATACATGACCCAAGCTATGTAAATGCAGTGAAGCTGGCCAGCAACGGCCAGCTATCCACTGAAGTAGGGGAAAATTACGGCCTTGGTACAGAAGATACACCCATATTCAAAAATATGCATGAGGCAAGTTCATTATTAGTTGGAGGAACACTATCTGCTGTTGACTATGTCATGAGCGGTCGTGCTAAGCATGCTCTTCATCTTGGAGGCGGCCTTCACCATGGTTTCAGAGGAAAAGCTTCTGGCTTTTGTATTTATAATGATAGCTCGGTAGCAATTAAGTATATACAAGAAAATTATAATGCTAGAGTCCTATATGTAGATACAGACGCACATCATGGAGATGGGGTTCAATGGTCATTTTATGATGATCCTAATGTTTGTACACTTTCAATCCATGAAACTGGGCGATATTTATTCCCTGGAACTGGTAATGTAAATGAACGTGGACAAGGAAAGGGGTACGGTTATTCATTTAATATTCCCGTAGATGCGTTTACAGAAGATGACTCTTGGCTTGATATTTACAGAGCATCATTAAAGGAAATTGCTGAGTTTTTCAAACCCGATGTCATTTTGACACAGAACGGGGCCGATTCTCATTATTTAGACCCCCTTACACATCTTTCTTCAACTATGAAAATTTATCGTGAAATCCCAAAGATTGCCCATGAGATTGCTCATCAATATTGTGATGGAAAATGGATTGCAGTAGGGGGAGGGGGATATGATATATGGCGGGTCGTTCCTCGAGCATGGGCGTTCATTTGGTTAGAAATGACTGAAAACTCTAACTGTTATGGATCTTTGCCGTTAGAATGGTTAAATAACTGGAAAGATCGTTCTCCTGTTCCGCTTCCTATACAGTGGGACGATCCCGATGACTTGTACAAGCCTATTCCAAGAAAAATGGAAATAACCGAAAAAAACAAACAAACATTAGAAAAGGCTCTCTATCCTATTAGAAATCATAGCAAAAGGGAAACAAATTAA
- the motS gene encoding flagellar motor protein MotS, translated as MKLRRRESQAPKGAPGWMVTFSDLITLILVFFILLFSMSQIDMLKFKAITESFREQFFDFYPSVVPLDNPAGIEADMPVNDKNEGKANENSDQDSTDESLENLLTEVQSFLDKNGMDDVIIANRTERGVVLVLQEKVLFAPGEANVIADAHPFLDKVGELLKNLPNLVKVEGHTDDRPMNSYRYPSNWELSAARASSVINYLIEEHQLDSSRFIAVGYSDTRPIVPNDSPENRQKNRRVEIVISDPKYSKDDLVSN; from the coding sequence ATGAAGCTTAGGAGAAGGGAATCTCAAGCTCCTAAAGGTGCTCCTGGCTGGATGGTTACATTCTCTGACTTAATTACATTAATATTAGTTTTCTTTATTTTGCTATTCTCAATGTCTCAGATTGATATGCTAAAATTTAAGGCAATAACAGAATCATTTCGTGAGCAATTTTTTGATTTCTATCCTTCAGTTGTGCCACTAGATAATCCAGCAGGAATAGAGGCGGATATGCCTGTGAATGACAAGAATGAAGGAAAAGCTAATGAAAATAGTGATCAAGATTCTACGGATGAGTCATTGGAAAATCTTTTAACAGAAGTTCAGAGCTTCTTAGATAAAAACGGTATGGATGATGTAATTATCGCCAATCGAACGGAACGTGGTGTTGTACTGGTCCTTCAGGAAAAGGTTTTATTTGCACCTGGGGAAGCCAATGTAATTGCTGATGCTCATCCATTTCTAGATAAGGTAGGCGAACTCTTAAAAAACCTGCCTAATTTAGTAAAGGTTGAAGGACATACAGATGACCGCCCTATGAATAGTTATCGATATCCTTCCAATTGGGAGTTATCTGCTGCACGGGCAAGCAGTGTTATCAACTATCTTATAGAAGAGCATCAATTGGATAGCAGCAGATTTATTGCTGTTGGCTATTCTGATACTAGACCAATAGTTCCGAACGATTCACCAGAAAATAGACAAAAAAATCGTCGCGTTGAAATTGTTATTTCAGATCCAAAATATAGTAAAGATGATCTCGTTTCAAATTAA
- the motP gene encoding flagellar motor protein MotP — MKKMDALTPIGLIVGLVMLVFGIITNGGISGFFSFIDPASMLIVLGGVIAGLLVSFPPKDMKHVFTVIKQGFSQNEQNLDQLIKTLVTLSERARREGLLSLEVEIEEVEDPFIRKGILLAVDGIEPDMINDIMNAEITAMEERHRKGRSILEKAGEYAPSWGMIGTLIGLVLMLRNLNDPSSLGPNMAIALLTTLYGTLLANLVFLPIASKLALKTEKEVFLKQIIIEGVLGVQAGQNPKLLEEKLSAFLSTEERKAAASLMYSGEDLKNEA, encoded by the coding sequence ATGAAAAAAATGGATGCACTAACGCCAATCGGTTTGATTGTTGGCTTAGTTATGCTTGTTTTTGGGATTATAACAAATGGAGGAATAAGTGGCTTTTTTTCCTTTATTGATCCAGCTTCCATGTTAATTGTTTTAGGTGGAGTTATTGCAGGTTTGCTTGTAAGCTTTCCACCAAAAGATATGAAACATGTTTTTACTGTTATAAAGCAAGGATTTAGCCAAAATGAGCAAAATTTGGACCAATTAATTAAGACGCTTGTCACTCTTTCGGAGCGTGCGCGTCGTGAAGGGCTGCTTTCTTTGGAAGTTGAGATAGAAGAGGTTGAAGATCCTTTTATTCGTAAGGGAATTTTGCTTGCTGTAGATGGAATTGAGCCTGATATGATTAACGATATTATGAACGCGGAAATTACGGCTATGGAAGAGAGGCATCGAAAGGGTAGAAGTATTCTGGAAAAAGCCGGGGAATACGCGCCGTCATGGGGGATGATTGGTACATTAATTGGACTAGTTCTCATGCTAAGAAACTTAAATGATCCATCAAGTCTCGGTCCCAATATGGCAATTGCTCTATTAACCACTTTATATGGAACATTACTAGCGAATTTAGTATTTCTTCCAATAGCCTCAAAGCTAGCTTTAAAAACAGAGAAGGAAGTCTTTTTAAAGCAAATAATTATTGAAGGTGTGCTTGGTGTACAAGCAGGTCAAAACCCTAAGCTTCTTGAAGAAAAGCTGAGTGCTTTCTTATCTACAGAAGAGCGAAAAGCAGCAGCGTCATTGATGTATTCTGGGGAGGATTTAAAAAATGAAGCTTAG
- the ccpA gene encoding catabolite control protein A, translating into MNVTIYDVAREANVSMATVSRVVNGNPNVKPATRKKVTEVIERLGYRPNAVARGLASKKTTTVGVIIPDISNIFFAELARGIEDIATMYKYNIILSNSDQNLDKELHLLNTMLGKQVDGIVFMGGNITPELVEEFEKSPVPIVLAGSIEESETIPSVNINYEQATYDAVTSFIKNGHNEVAIVLGPLHEPINSVKKLEGYKRALADEGISYNEVLVAEGDYTYDSGIEAFEKLLEANKKPTAIFSASDEMALGIVHGAEDKGFNIPEDFEVISSDNTRLSLMVRPQLTTIVQPLYDIGAVAMRLLTKYMNKEEVRDHIVVLPHRIEQRSSTK; encoded by the coding sequence ATGAATGTAACGATATACGATGTTGCTAGAGAGGCTAATGTATCAATGGCAACGGTTTCCCGAGTAGTGAATGGGAATCCAAATGTAAAGCCCGCAACTAGGAAAAAGGTAACGGAGGTGATTGAAAGACTTGGTTATCGTCCAAATGCAGTTGCGCGTGGTCTTGCGAGCAAGAAAACGACTACAGTTGGTGTAATCATACCAGATATTTCGAATATCTTCTTTGCAGAGCTGGCTAGAGGAATTGAAGATATTGCAACCATGTATAAATACAATATTATTCTTAGTAATTCGGATCAAAATTTAGATAAGGAACTACATCTATTAAATACAATGCTTGGAAAGCAAGTCGATGGAATTGTTTTTATGGGAGGGAATATCACTCCGGAGCTAGTTGAGGAATTTGAAAAATCTCCAGTTCCAATTGTTCTGGCAGGCTCAATTGAGGAATCTGAAACAATCCCATCAGTAAATATCAATTATGAGCAAGCAACATATGATGCTGTCACATCGTTTATTAAAAATGGCCATAATGAAGTAGCAATCGTTTTAGGGCCTTTGCATGAGCCGATTAATAGCGTGAAAAAACTTGAAGGCTATAAGCGAGCATTAGCAGATGAAGGAATATCTTATAATGAAGTGTTAGTAGCTGAAGGTGATTACACATATGATTCTGGAATTGAGGCATTCGAAAAGCTTCTTGAAGCAAATAAGAAACCAACTGCAATTTTTTCAGCATCCGATGAAATGGCATTAGGCATTGTTCATGGAGCAGAAGATAAAGGATTTAATATTCCAGAAGATTTCGAAGTGATCAGTTCCGATAATACAAGATTATCATTGATGGTTCGACCTCAGCTAACAACTATTGTACAGCCACTTTATGATATCGGGGCAGTTGCAATGAGACTTTTAACAAAGTATATGAACAAAGAAGAAGTAAGGGATCATATTGTCGTTCTCCCACACCGAATTGAACAACGAAGCTCAACAAAATAA
- a CDS encoding bifunctional 3-deoxy-7-phosphoheptulonate synthase/chorismate mutase produces the protein MSNELNQLRNRVDELNLQLLSFINERAKLVQEIGKAKETQGVHRYDPVRERHMLNLIKEHNDGPFENSTIEHVFKEIFKAGLELQEDDHRKALLVSRKKKPENTIVDIKGEKVGDGNPHLVFGPCAVESYEQVATVADAIKGKGLKLLRGGAFKPRTSPYDFQGLGIEGLKILKRIADEFDLAVISEIVSPADIETAVNYIDVIQIGARNMQNFELLKAAGAVNKPVLLKRGISATIEEFINAAEYIMAQGNGQIILCERGIRTYERATRNTLDISAVPILKQETHLPVLVDVTHSTGRRDLLLPAAKAALAIGADGVMAEVHPDPAVALSDNAQQMDLKQFDEFMKELQSSAFVKV, from the coding sequence TTGAGTAATGAACTTAATCAATTGCGAAATCGAGTAGATGAGTTAAATTTGCAGCTCCTTTCATTTATTAATGAGAGAGCTAAATTAGTTCAGGAAATTGGGAAGGCGAAGGAAACACAAGGGGTTCATCGTTACGATCCTGTCCGCGAACGACATATGCTGAATTTAATTAAAGAGCATAATGATGGGCCTTTTGAAAACTCTACAATTGAACATGTTTTTAAGGAGATTTTTAAGGCTGGATTGGAACTGCAAGAGGATGATCACCGTAAGGCTCTTTTAGTTTCTAGGAAGAAAAAGCCCGAAAATACGATTGTGGATATTAAAGGAGAAAAAGTTGGCGATGGAAATCCACATTTAGTATTTGGTCCTTGTGCGGTAGAATCTTATGAGCAAGTAGCTACCGTTGCTGATGCAATCAAAGGGAAGGGGCTTAAGCTTCTTCGTGGAGGTGCCTTTAAACCTAGAACATCCCCATATGATTTCCAAGGTTTAGGTATTGAAGGGCTGAAAATATTAAAAAGAATAGCAGATGAATTTGATTTAGCTGTTATTAGTGAAATTGTAAGTCCTGCTGATATCGAAACAGCTGTAAATTACATTGATGTTATCCAAATCGGTGCAAGAAACATGCAGAATTTTGAATTATTGAAAGCAGCAGGAGCAGTCAATAAGCCAGTATTACTGAAGCGTGGTATTTCTGCTACTATTGAGGAATTCATAAATGCTGCCGAGTATATTATGGCTCAGGGAAATGGGCAGATCATACTTTGCGAACGCGGAATACGTACGTATGAGCGTGCAACTCGCAATACTTTAGATATTTCTGCAGTGCCAATTTTAAAACAAGAAACGCATTTACCAGTATTAGTCGATGTCACACATTCAACTGGAAGACGAGATTTACTTCTTCCTGCAGCAAAAGCGGCATTAGCAATTGGAGCAGATGGTGTTATGGCTGAAGTTCATCCAGACCCAGCAGTGGCATTATCAGATAATGCCCAGCAAATGGATTTAAAACAGTTTGATGAGTTTATGAAGGAACTGCAATCGTCTGCGTTTGTTAAAGTATAA